The following are from one region of the Alphaproteobacteria bacterium genome:
- a CDS encoding DUF1326 domain-containing protein: MTTIDWSIEGPHFTNCNCDYGCPCQFVALPTDGTCKAVAGWRIDKGHFGETRLDGLLVVSTYAWPGAVHQGNGAMQCIIDEGADETQRQALIAILQGEGSEPGASMLKIYRDMCPTWHEPIFAAIELELDVESRTARLNIPGLVETSIESLKNPVSGADHRARIDLPMGKEFHFAEVASGTTKATGAVLLEFADSHAHLCQSTFTSGGLTA, translated from the coding sequence TGCAACTGCGACTACGGTTGTCCCTGCCAATTCGTCGCCCTGCCCACCGACGGCACCTGCAAGGCCGTCGCCGGCTGGCGCATCGACAAAGGACATTTCGGCGAGACCCGGCTGGACGGCCTGCTGGTGGTCTCCACCTATGCCTGGCCCGGCGCCGTGCACCAGGGCAACGGGGCCATGCAATGCATCATCGACGAAGGCGCGGATGAGACCCAGCGCCAGGCGCTGATCGCCATCCTGCAGGGCGAGGGCTCGGAGCCGGGGGCCTCGATGTTGAAGATCTATCGCGACATGTGCCCCACCTGGCACGAGCCCATCTTCGCGGCGATCGAGCTCGAGCTCGATGTCGAAAGCCGCACCGCGCGGCTCAACATCCCGGGTTTGGTCGAGACCTCGATCGAGTCGCTGAAGAACCCGGTCAGCGGGGCCGATCACCGAGCCCGCATCGACCTGCCCATGGGCAAGGAGTTCCACTTCGCCGAAGTGGCCAGCGGCACCACCAAGGCGACAGGTGCGGTGCTCTTGGAGTTCGCCGACAGCCACGCCCATCTCTGCCAGAGCACCTTCACTTCGGGCGGGCTTACCGCCTGA